Proteins co-encoded in one Hypanus sabinus isolate sHypSab1 chromosome 6, sHypSab1.hap1, whole genome shotgun sequence genomic window:
- the LOC132395179 gene encoding interleukin-6-like → MGLAESFYLLLLVLCGGVATFPLTERTAAAAPGCATCDSLALEIQSSAAELRDAQLCEYFSFCDGDQGSLLTHDFNLPQIRSQDRCTKISFHKETCLKAIAKGLHKYNPFLLLVETSIVRSSEQIIWMRSSTQRLAELIMHQLNVEFGISTVSESEMESSALGLVTTTEWNRQVNAHVILRDFVRFMEKSARALRFMSL, encoded by the exons ATGGGACTTGCTGAAA GTTTTTACCTTCTACTCCTGGTGCTCTGTGGAGGAGTCGCCACTTTCCCGCTGACGGAGCGGACCGCTGCAGCCGCCCCGGGCTGCGCAACCTGCGACTCCCTGGCGCTGGAGATCCAGAGCTCAGCGGCCGAGCTCCGGGATGCTCAG CTGTGTGAGTATTTCTCCTTCTGTGACGGGGACCAGGGATCGCTGCTCACCCACGACTTCAACCTGCCGCAGATCCGATCTCAGGACCGATGTACAAAGATCAGTTTCCATAAG GAAACGTGCCTGAAAGCGATTGCAAAAGGCCTCCATAAATACAACCCTTTCTTATTGCTGGTGGAAACATCCATCGTGCGTTCAAGTGAACAAATAATATGGATGCGGTCCAGTACCCAACGCCTCGCGGAACTGATAATGCACCAG TTAAATGTCGAGTTTGGCATCAGTACGGTGAGCGAGAGCGAGATGGAATCATCTGCCTTAGGCTTAGTGACAACAACAGAGTGGAACAGACAAGTGAATGCGCATGTCATCCTGCGAGACTTTGTCCGGTTCATGGAGAAATCAGCCCGAGCTCTTCGCTTTATGAGTCTGTGA
- the LOC132395178 gene encoding interleukin-6-like, producing the protein MGLAESFYLLLLVLCGGVATFPLTERTAAAAPGCATCDSLALEIQSSAAELRDAQLCEYFSFCDGDQGSLLTHDFNLPQIRSQDRCTKISFHKETCLKAIAKGLHKYNPFLLLVETSIVRSSEQIIWMRSSTQRLAELIMHQLNVEFGISTVSESEVESSALGLVTTTEWNRQVNAHVILRDFVRFMEKSARALRFMSL; encoded by the exons ATGGGACTTGCTGAAA GTTTTTACCTTCTACTCCTGGTGCTCTGTGGAGGAGTCGCCACTTTCCCGCTGACGGAGCGGACCGCTGCAGCCGCCCCGGGCTGCGCAACCTGCGACTCCCTGGCGCTGGAGATCCAGAGCTCAGCGGCCGAGCTCCGGGATGCTCAG CTGTGTGAGTATTTCTCCTTCTGTGACGGGGACCAGGGATCGCTGCTCACCCACGACTTCAACCTGCCGCAGATCCGATCTCAGGACCGATGTACAAAGATCAGTTTCCATAAG GAAACGTGCCTGAAAGCGATTGCAAAAGGCCTCCATAAATACAACCCTTTCTTATTGCTGGTGGAAACATCCATCGTGCGTTCAAGTGAACAAATAATATGGATGCGGTCCAGTACCCAACGCCTCGCGGAACTGATAATGCACCAG TTAAATGTCGAGTTTGGCATCAGTACGGTGAGCGAGAGCGAGGTGGAATCATCTGCCTTAGGCTTAGTGACAACAACAGAGTGGAACAGACAAGTGAATGCGCATGTCATCCTGCGAGACTTTGTCCGGTTCATGGAGAAATCAGCCCGAGCTCTTCGCTTTATGAGTCTGTGA